The Anopheles coluzzii chromosome 2, AcolN3, whole genome shotgun sequence genome window below encodes:
- the LOC120950454 gene encoding serine-rich adhesin for platelets-like isoform X3 encodes MLKPPTPPKKASDDADAVAKAGETNSIADATKSPAKQPAVPKSTDSGGPVKTAVGPPPCADQMDDNEDDELLKRMEAIEKGVDLDAVKEVAHQNGMPEKRMEVSQPQRDAGKVNDSAKPAAASSSEVSSAAQPSALKVDAADSAVAADPVSKVAETVSPNTKRKLALGEEAAGNEPQMKKVHVVADATDGPESSVAKPSAERQDAPAKQPSEMSTEPPGPSEPNEKPPSVEQMEVDEASSSPKDVELLPDTEPNTESDPMDEKSEEISSSVAEEPVRQEGDSTANKNKAEHSNVSSSDDKGAGGATTTTTTTSETPKPAESSEVSASVLPTPSGDEAMEVDEDENDIAESSTSAEPSATDAVPVVEPPCVKKVAYLCGEDEEPKESSVDGKDCVVSTEKPTAATSAATSSTLAASTSGAAAPMEVVDSVAKASSSSVADAKPVTDVEEDVVDSSNVATTASEEEEKVVVKRTETPTAASVKLPEDSVVGSSQPSSSSDTKKPASTEKRLDEQLLREAVHRSGLMAAKATSTPNHSTAAAVVTPSSSNPATPTPKTLNPVTTSAVSSSNVYSSTPIHPSFGKVSSGNVSKITNPPSSVETSRIEADDTTTTTTTTSSSSPSAAATSRNEQSASLAETETTEDKKAGDLTSSTKSLPSTTETATTGTSDSSAKSTKKELRHEDSGSSSKASQKTVSDVSEVDSCTAASGMNSTEEISLYVSNAGKVNGISSTSEGSDVDGKTDMTKSSLVSIKREDDSKASISAMQLDLSRAISPTTSVQQQYEVSVWYEGKELQFMSVERIHGGERAADPSVTAETVAHDASNIDSSSKQSSTTTTNGSVSSIGPFTLPGAQAAAAAATNVGQSSDSSSSSSVATVTGGAAKSSHSLTVPQMKQTVMGPKALCDLMIDEFKKLRRTFAPDEDVSDNEESAHGLLKTPKTPAVGGRGRKESAKKSASRGQKRSKAADSDDDEDDDDVRTPRASGSKQPAKRAKGTGGLAASSNESPVASSSSTTPKSKSVHQEPKQFDICCLARWTDRKYYAGRVTNYREDNKYVVVFEDGCSKTLSRDIIVFGEDGVLPIKHHSIHALTGGDTYEPAIVEEIKRNDANEVVYGVRTASSTLEVTATDIYLTDEQAKWIHNACKDKPDPIQMLRAQAAGTGGSAAGEDATGGNAGNAPEGNAAASELTAESVDKGARSTRSKRGANDKSMTPATPEAGYSGGVGKKGRRGRRKQLPPPEHISECSDVSDGYEEEEEVPVVTSPETGLDAVNGVQPELQRTEQESVLARMYIAYEYFGNDGKDSLDQLLGPIPVNAKTLFRNKHFLLSCTVPSKSTEANAKQFSNTPFVKQHIRHQIEAGGGKVYEFFEDVPKNKYKQCKLIAPRPSITAMYVQCLASDIVAVSHEWIIQCCQVLMLVDHKPYALPAGWSFLEKRFIDWGCGRAKDKRATATPFASVCINVASLCKDFNDFWSRVCKLAGGTVRLIKTESDITENLTGYLLTDQEFPEEIKIKATRNGLLVVSTVWVVQCLIMGRVCHPSSNEKLTQIYQEDDY; translated from the exons ATGCTGAAACCACCAACGCCGCCCAAGAAAGCGTCAGACGATGCTGATGCCGTCGCAAAGGCGGGAGAAACGAATAGCATAGCGGACGCCACAAAAAGTCCCGCAAAACAGCCCGCCGTGCCAAAGTCGACGGATAGTGGTGGACCTGTCAAGACTGCCGTTGGCCCGCCACCATGTGCCGACCAGATGGACGATAACGAAGATGATGAACTGCTGAAGCGCATGGAGGCGATTGAGAAGGGAGTGGATTTGGATGCGGTAAAGGAAGTGGCACACCAGAATGGTATGCCAGAGAAACGGATGGAAGTGTCCCAACCGCAACGGGATGCCGGGAAGGTTAACGATAGTGCCAAACCGGCCGCCGCATCGTCCTCTGAGGTATCTTCTGCAGCCCAGCCGAGCGCACTAAAGGTGGATGCAGCTGACAGCGCTGTTGCGGCCGATCCCGTTTCAAAAGTGGCGGAAACGGTCAGTCCGAATACTAAACGGAAGCTTGCGCTGGGTGAAGAGGCCGCCGGCAATGAGCCGCAAATGAAAAAAGTGCACGTTGTGGCCGATGCGACCGATGGACCAGAGTCGAGTGTTGCCAAGCCAAGCGCGGAAAGACAAGACGCTCCCGCCAAGCAGCCGAGCGAAATGTCCACCGAACCGCCAGGACCGTCGGAACCGAACGAGAAGCCTCCGTCGGTCGAACAGATGGAGGTAGATGAAGCTTCCTCCTCCCCGAAAGATGTGGAACTGTTGCCCGACACCGAACCGAACACTGAGTCCGACCCGATGGACGAAAAGTCGGAAGAAATCAGCTCGTCGGTAGCGGAAGAGCCCGTGCGCCAGGAGGGCGATTCCaccgcaaacaaaaacaaagcagaacACTCGAACGTGTCCAGCTCGGACGATAAGGGCGCGGGTGGtgcgacgaccacgacgacgacgactagCGAAACTCCAAAACCGGCGGAGAGCAGCGAAGTTTCCGCCTCTGTTCTGCCGACACCTTCGGGCGATGAAGCCATGGAGGTCGATGAGGACGAAAACGACATAGCGGAGAGCAGCACGTCCGCCGAACCGTCTGCTACGGACGCAGTGCCGGTAGTGGAGCCACCGTGTGTCAAAAAGGTCGCGTACCTGTGTGGCGAAGACGAGGAACCGAAGGAGTCCAGTGTCGATGGGAAGGATTGTGTGGTTTCGACCGAGAAGCCAACAGCTGCCACCTCGGCCGCAACATCCTCGACGCTAGCCGCTTCTACTTCCGGAGCAGCGGCACCGATGGAGGTGGTGGATTCGGTAGCGAAAGCATCATCCAGCAGTGTTGCAGACGCTAAACCAGTCACCGACGTCGAGGAGGATGTAGTAGACAGTAGCAACGTTGCCACCACGGcctcggaggaggaggagaaggtaGTAGTAAAGCGCACAGAAACGCCCACTGCTGCGTCTGTGAAGCTGCCGGAAGACAGTGTGGTCGGTAGCTCGCAACCCTCGTCCAGCAGCGATACGAAGAAACCGGCTTCAACGGAAAAGCGTTTGGATGAGCAGCTGCTGCGTGAAGCGGTTCACCGAAGCGGCTTGATGGCGGCAAAGGCTACTAGCACACCGAACCACAGCACGGCGGCAGCTGTCGTCACACCGTCGTCCTCCAATCCAGCGACCCCGACACCGAAAACGCTGAACCCGGTAACGACATCCGCCGTCAGCTCGTCGAACGTCTACAGCTCCACGCCGATTCATCCTTCGTTCGGGAAGGTAAGCTCGGGCAATGTGAGCAAAATCACGAACCCACCATCGTCGGTCGAAACCAGCAGAATAGAGGCGGACGATACTACGACCACGACCACGACCACCTCCTCGTCCTCCCCatccgccgccgccaccagcCGCAACGAGCAGTCGGCATCGCTGGCGGAGACAGAAACGACGGAAGACAAGAAAGCGGGCGATTTGACGTCCTCGACGAAAAGTTTGCCTTCCACCACAGAAACAGCAACGACGGGAACATCGGATTCATCGGCGAAGAGCACCAAGAAGGAGCTGCGGCACGAAGACTCCGGCAGCAGTTCCAAGGCTAGCCAGAAAACGGTTAGCGACGTATCGGAAGTGGACTCGTGCACAG CAGCCTCGGGTATGAACAGTACGGAAGAAATCAGCCTGTACGTGAGCAATGCCGGCAAGGTGAATGGCATCTCGTCGACCTCAGAAGGCTCGGATGTGGATGGTAAGACCGACATGACCAAATCATCGCTCGTGTCCATCAAGCGGGAGGACGACAGTAAAGCAAGCATCAGTGCAATGCAGCTGGATCTGTCCCGTGCCATATCGCCCACGACCTCTGTCCAGCAGCAGTACGAAGTGAGCGTGTGGTACGAGGGAAAGGAGCTACAGTTCATGTCCGTGGAACGAATCCACGGCGGCGAGCGGGCAGCCGATCCGTCAGTAACCGCCGAGACGGTGGCGCACGATGCGTCCAATATCGATTCCTCTTCAAAGCAATCCTCGACTACTACCACCAACGGTAGTGTCAGCAGTATAGGGCCGTTCACGCTGCCGGGAGCGcaggcggcggctgctgcggcGACCAACGTTGGCCAATCGTCCGACAGttcctcgtcgtcgtctgtTGCCACCGTAACCGGCGGTGCGGCAAAGTCGTCCCACTCCCTCACGGTGCCGCAGATGAAGCAAACCGTAATGGGGCCGAAGGCGCTCTGCGATTTGATGATTGACGAGTTCAAGAAGCTGCGGCGAACGTTTGCGCCGGACGAGGATGTCAGTGATAATGAGGAAAGTGCGCACGGTCTGCTGAAGACTCCGAAAACGCCCGCCGTCGGGGGACGAGGCCGCAAAGAAAGTGCAAAGAAGAGTGCTTCCCGTGGTCAGAAGCGTTCGAAGGCGGCCGACAGCGACGACGATGAGGATGACGATGATGTGCGCACTCCCCGTGCGTCCGGTTCGAAGCAACCGGCAAAGCGCGCGAAGGGCACCGGTGGGCTGGCCGCTTCCTCGAACGAATCTCCCGTCGCCAGCTCGTCCAGCACGACGCCCAAGTCCAAATCGGTGCACCAGGAGCCGAAGCAGTTCGACATCTGCTGCTTGGCCCGGTGGACCGATCGCAAGTACTACGCCGGCCGGGTGACAAACTACCGCGAGGACAATAAGTACGTGGTGGTGTTCGAAGATGGCTGCTCCAAGACGCTGTCCCGGGACATTATCGTGTTCGGGGAGGACGGTGTGCTGCCGATAAAGCACCACTCCATACACGCGCTGACCGGCGGTGACACGTACGAGCCCGCCATCGTGGAGGAGATCAAGCGCAACGATGCCAATGAGGTCGTGTACGGTGTGCGAACGGCATCCAGCACGCTGGAGGTGACGGCCACCGACATCTACCTGACCGACGAGCAGGCCAAGTGGATCCACAACGCCTGCAAGGATAAACCGGACCCGATTCAGATGCTACGTGCGCAAGCCGCCGGTACGGGCGGCAGTGCCGCAGGCGAGGACGCAACCGGTGGCAACGCAGGGAACGCACCGGAAGGAAACGCAGCCGCGTCCGAGCTGACGGCAGAGTCGGTCGACAAAGGTGCACGTTCCACGCGCAGCAAGCGGGGAGCGAACGATAAGTCGATGACACCTGCCACACCGGAAGCGGGCTACTCGGGCGGTGTTGGTAAAAAGGGACGCCGAGGACGAAG AAAACAACTCCCGCCACCAGAACACATATCGGAATGTAGCGATGTATCGGATGGttacgaagaagaagaagaagtgccTGTCGTTACAAGCCCCGAAACCGGACTCGACGCAGTGAACGGTGTGCAACCCGAGCTGCAGCGCACCGAGCAGGAGTCGGTCCTTGCCA GAATGTACATCGCCTACGAGTACTTTGGCAACGATGGTAAAGACTCGCTGGATCAATTGCTCGGACCGATTCCCGTAAATGCAAAAACGCTATTCCGAAACAAACACTTTCTACTATCCTGTACCGTTCCTTCAAAG AGCACTGAGGCCAATGCGAAACAATTTTCCAACACCCCGTTCGTGAAGCAACACATTCGGCATCAGATAGAGGCGGGTGGCGGTAAGGTGTATGAGTTTTTCGAGGACGTCCCGAAGAACAAGTACAAACAGTGTAAGCTAATTGCGCCCCGTCCTTCCATCACGGCGATGTACGTGCAGTGCCTAGCGAGCGACATTGTG GCCGTTTCACACGAGTGGATTATACAGTGCTGCCAGGTGCTGATGCTTGTGGACCACAAACCGTACGCGCTGCCGGCTGGCTGGTCGTTTCTCGAGAAGCGTTTCATCGACTGGGGCTGTGGGCGGGCAAAGGACAAGCGGGCCACCGCCACGCCGTTCGCCTCGGTGTGCATTAATGTGGCTAGTCTGTGCAAGGATTTCAACGATTTCTGGAGCCGGGTCTGCAAGCTGGCCGGCGGTACGGTGCGACTGATCAAAACCGAGTCTGATATTACCGAAAACCTGACCGGCTACCTGCTCACGGATCAAGAATTTCCCGAGGAGATCAAGATCAAAGCGACCCGCAATGGGCTGCTCGTGGTGTCGACCGTTTGGGTGGTGCAGTGCCTGATCATGGGTCGCGTTTGCCATCCGAGCAGTAACGAAAAGCTAACACAGATCTATCAGGAAGACGACTATTAG
- the LOC120950454 gene encoding serine-rich adhesin for platelets-like isoform X1 — protein sequence MDLGGTTKTATAATPESTVVVEKSCPVAEVAEKPAAASGKNGSLPDSSADSVKDSACAADSSPGKTNEAPKEMLKPPTPPKKASDDADAVAKAGETNSIADATKSPAKQPAVPKSTDSGGPVKTAVGPPPCADQMDDNEDDELLKRMEAIEKGVDLDAVKEVAHQNGMPEKRMEVSQPQRDAGKVNDSAKPAAASSSEVSSAAQPSALKVDAADSAVAADPVSKVAETVSPNTKRKLALGEEAAGNEPQMKKVHVVADATDGPESSVAKPSAERQDAPAKQPSEMSTEPPGPSEPNEKPPSVEQMEVDEASSSPKDVELLPDTEPNTESDPMDEKSEEISSSVAEEPVRQEGDSTANKNKAEHSNVSSSDDKGAGGATTTTTTTSETPKPAESSEVSASVLPTPSGDEAMEVDEDENDIAESSTSAEPSATDAVPVVEPPCVKKVAYLCGEDEEPKESSVDGKDCVVSTEKPTAATSAATSSTLAASTSGAAAPMEVVDSVAKASSSSVADAKPVTDVEEDVVDSSNVATTASEEEEKVVVKRTETPTAASVKLPEDSVVGSSQPSSSSDTKKPASTEKRLDEQLLREAVHRSGLMAAKATSTPNHSTAAAVVTPSSSNPATPTPKTLNPVTTSAVSSSNVYSSTPIHPSFGKVSSGNVSKITNPPSSVETSRIEADDTTTTTTTTSSSSPSAAATSRNEQSASLAETETTEDKKAGDLTSSTKSLPSTTETATTGTSDSSAKSTKKELRHEDSGSSSKASQKTVSDVSEVDSCTAASGMNSTEEISLYVSNAGKVNGISSTSEGSDVDGKTDMTKSSLVSIKREDDSKASISAMQLDLSRAISPTTSVQQQYEVSVWYEGKELQFMSVERIHGGERAADPSVTAETVAHDASNIDSSSKQSSTTTTNGSVSSIGPFTLPGAQAAAAAATNVGQSSDSSSSSSVATVTGGAAKSSHSLTVPQMKQTVMGPKALCDLMIDEFKKLRRTFAPDEDVSDNEESAHGLLKTPKTPAVGGRGRKESAKKSASRGQKRSKAADSDDDEDDDDVRTPRASGSKQPAKRAKGTGGLAASSNESPVASSSSTTPKSKSVHQEPKQFDICCLARWTDRKYYAGRVTNYREDNKYVVVFEDGCSKTLSRDIIVFGEDGVLPIKHHSIHALTGGDTYEPAIVEEIKRNDANEVVYGVRTASSTLEVTATDIYLTDEQAKWIHNACKDKPDPIQMLRAQAAGTGGSAAGEDATGGNAGNAPEGNAAASELTAESVDKGARSTRSKRGANDKSMTPATPEAGYSGGVGKKGRRGRRKQLPPPEHISECSDVSDGYEEEEEVPVVTSPETGLDAVNGVQPELQRTEQESVLARMYIAYEYFGNDGKDSLDQLLGPIPVNAKTLFRNKHFLLSCTVPSKSTEANAKQFSNTPFVKQHIRHQIEAGGGKVYEFFEDVPKNKYKQCKLIAPRPSITAMYVQCLASDIVAVSHEWIIQCCQVLMLVDHKPYALPAGWSFLEKRFIDWGCGRAKDKRATATPFASVCINVASLCKDFNDFWSRVCKLAGGTVRLIKTESDITENLTGYLLTDQEFPEEIKIKATRNGLLVVSTVWVVQCLIMGRVCHPSSNEKLTQIYQEDDY from the exons ATGGATCTCGGCGGTACGACGAAGACGGCGACGGCGGCCACTCCGGAGTCCACGGTTGTAGTGGAAAAGTCCTGCCCCGTAGCGGAAGTCGCTGAAAAGCCTGCAGCAGCATCTGGCAAAAATG GTTCGCTTCCAGACTCGAGCGCAGATTCAGTGAAAGATTCAGCTTGTGCTGCTGACTCCTCGCCCGGAAAGACAAACGAAGCGCCCAAGGAGATGCTGAAACCACCAACGCCGCCCAAGAAAGCGTCAGACGATGCTGATGCCGTCGCAAAGGCGGGAGAAACGAATAGCATAGCGGACGCCACAAAAAGTCCCGCAAAACAGCCCGCCGTGCCAAAGTCGACGGATAGTGGTGGACCTGTCAAGACTGCCGTTGGCCCGCCACCATGTGCCGACCAGATGGACGATAACGAAGATGATGAACTGCTGAAGCGCATGGAGGCGATTGAGAAGGGAGTGGATTTGGATGCGGTAAAGGAAGTGGCACACCAGAATGGTATGCCAGAGAAACGGATGGAAGTGTCCCAACCGCAACGGGATGCCGGGAAGGTTAACGATAGTGCCAAACCGGCCGCCGCATCGTCCTCTGAGGTATCTTCTGCAGCCCAGCCGAGCGCACTAAAGGTGGATGCAGCTGACAGCGCTGTTGCGGCCGATCCCGTTTCAAAAGTGGCGGAAACGGTCAGTCCGAATACTAAACGGAAGCTTGCGCTGGGTGAAGAGGCCGCCGGCAATGAGCCGCAAATGAAAAAAGTGCACGTTGTGGCCGATGCGACCGATGGACCAGAGTCGAGTGTTGCCAAGCCAAGCGCGGAAAGACAAGACGCTCCCGCCAAGCAGCCGAGCGAAATGTCCACCGAACCGCCAGGACCGTCGGAACCGAACGAGAAGCCTCCGTCGGTCGAACAGATGGAGGTAGATGAAGCTTCCTCCTCCCCGAAAGATGTGGAACTGTTGCCCGACACCGAACCGAACACTGAGTCCGACCCGATGGACGAAAAGTCGGAAGAAATCAGCTCGTCGGTAGCGGAAGAGCCCGTGCGCCAGGAGGGCGATTCCaccgcaaacaaaaacaaagcagaacACTCGAACGTGTCCAGCTCGGACGATAAGGGCGCGGGTGGtgcgacgaccacgacgacgacgactagCGAAACTCCAAAACCGGCGGAGAGCAGCGAAGTTTCCGCCTCTGTTCTGCCGACACCTTCGGGCGATGAAGCCATGGAGGTCGATGAGGACGAAAACGACATAGCGGAGAGCAGCACGTCCGCCGAACCGTCTGCTACGGACGCAGTGCCGGTAGTGGAGCCACCGTGTGTCAAAAAGGTCGCGTACCTGTGTGGCGAAGACGAGGAACCGAAGGAGTCCAGTGTCGATGGGAAGGATTGTGTGGTTTCGACCGAGAAGCCAACAGCTGCCACCTCGGCCGCAACATCCTCGACGCTAGCCGCTTCTACTTCCGGAGCAGCGGCACCGATGGAGGTGGTGGATTCGGTAGCGAAAGCATCATCCAGCAGTGTTGCAGACGCTAAACCAGTCACCGACGTCGAGGAGGATGTAGTAGACAGTAGCAACGTTGCCACCACGGcctcggaggaggaggagaaggtaGTAGTAAAGCGCACAGAAACGCCCACTGCTGCGTCTGTGAAGCTGCCGGAAGACAGTGTGGTCGGTAGCTCGCAACCCTCGTCCAGCAGCGATACGAAGAAACCGGCTTCAACGGAAAAGCGTTTGGATGAGCAGCTGCTGCGTGAAGCGGTTCACCGAAGCGGCTTGATGGCGGCAAAGGCTACTAGCACACCGAACCACAGCACGGCGGCAGCTGTCGTCACACCGTCGTCCTCCAATCCAGCGACCCCGACACCGAAAACGCTGAACCCGGTAACGACATCCGCCGTCAGCTCGTCGAACGTCTACAGCTCCACGCCGATTCATCCTTCGTTCGGGAAGGTAAGCTCGGGCAATGTGAGCAAAATCACGAACCCACCATCGTCGGTCGAAACCAGCAGAATAGAGGCGGACGATACTACGACCACGACCACGACCACCTCCTCGTCCTCCCCatccgccgccgccaccagcCGCAACGAGCAGTCGGCATCGCTGGCGGAGACAGAAACGACGGAAGACAAGAAAGCGGGCGATTTGACGTCCTCGACGAAAAGTTTGCCTTCCACCACAGAAACAGCAACGACGGGAACATCGGATTCATCGGCGAAGAGCACCAAGAAGGAGCTGCGGCACGAAGACTCCGGCAGCAGTTCCAAGGCTAGCCAGAAAACGGTTAGCGACGTATCGGAAGTGGACTCGTGCACAG CAGCCTCGGGTATGAACAGTACGGAAGAAATCAGCCTGTACGTGAGCAATGCCGGCAAGGTGAATGGCATCTCGTCGACCTCAGAAGGCTCGGATGTGGATGGTAAGACCGACATGACCAAATCATCGCTCGTGTCCATCAAGCGGGAGGACGACAGTAAAGCAAGCATCAGTGCAATGCAGCTGGATCTGTCCCGTGCCATATCGCCCACGACCTCTGTCCAGCAGCAGTACGAAGTGAGCGTGTGGTACGAGGGAAAGGAGCTACAGTTCATGTCCGTGGAACGAATCCACGGCGGCGAGCGGGCAGCCGATCCGTCAGTAACCGCCGAGACGGTGGCGCACGATGCGTCCAATATCGATTCCTCTTCAAAGCAATCCTCGACTACTACCACCAACGGTAGTGTCAGCAGTATAGGGCCGTTCACGCTGCCGGGAGCGcaggcggcggctgctgcggcGACCAACGTTGGCCAATCGTCCGACAGttcctcgtcgtcgtctgtTGCCACCGTAACCGGCGGTGCGGCAAAGTCGTCCCACTCCCTCACGGTGCCGCAGATGAAGCAAACCGTAATGGGGCCGAAGGCGCTCTGCGATTTGATGATTGACGAGTTCAAGAAGCTGCGGCGAACGTTTGCGCCGGACGAGGATGTCAGTGATAATGAGGAAAGTGCGCACGGTCTGCTGAAGACTCCGAAAACGCCCGCCGTCGGGGGACGAGGCCGCAAAGAAAGTGCAAAGAAGAGTGCTTCCCGTGGTCAGAAGCGTTCGAAGGCGGCCGACAGCGACGACGATGAGGATGACGATGATGTGCGCACTCCCCGTGCGTCCGGTTCGAAGCAACCGGCAAAGCGCGCGAAGGGCACCGGTGGGCTGGCCGCTTCCTCGAACGAATCTCCCGTCGCCAGCTCGTCCAGCACGACGCCCAAGTCCAAATCGGTGCACCAGGAGCCGAAGCAGTTCGACATCTGCTGCTTGGCCCGGTGGACCGATCGCAAGTACTACGCCGGCCGGGTGACAAACTACCGCGAGGACAATAAGTACGTGGTGGTGTTCGAAGATGGCTGCTCCAAGACGCTGTCCCGGGACATTATCGTGTTCGGGGAGGACGGTGTGCTGCCGATAAAGCACCACTCCATACACGCGCTGACCGGCGGTGACACGTACGAGCCCGCCATCGTGGAGGAGATCAAGCGCAACGATGCCAATGAGGTCGTGTACGGTGTGCGAACGGCATCCAGCACGCTGGAGGTGACGGCCACCGACATCTACCTGACCGACGAGCAGGCCAAGTGGATCCACAACGCCTGCAAGGATAAACCGGACCCGATTCAGATGCTACGTGCGCAAGCCGCCGGTACGGGCGGCAGTGCCGCAGGCGAGGACGCAACCGGTGGCAACGCAGGGAACGCACCGGAAGGAAACGCAGCCGCGTCCGAGCTGACGGCAGAGTCGGTCGACAAAGGTGCACGTTCCACGCGCAGCAAGCGGGGAGCGAACGATAAGTCGATGACACCTGCCACACCGGAAGCGGGCTACTCGGGCGGTGTTGGTAAAAAGGGACGCCGAGGACGAAG AAAACAACTCCCGCCACCAGAACACATATCGGAATGTAGCGATGTATCGGATGGttacgaagaagaagaagaagtgccTGTCGTTACAAGCCCCGAAACCGGACTCGACGCAGTGAACGGTGTGCAACCCGAGCTGCAGCGCACCGAGCAGGAGTCGGTCCTTGCCA GAATGTACATCGCCTACGAGTACTTTGGCAACGATGGTAAAGACTCGCTGGATCAATTGCTCGGACCGATTCCCGTAAATGCAAAAACGCTATTCCGAAACAAACACTTTCTACTATCCTGTACCGTTCCTTCAAAG AGCACTGAGGCCAATGCGAAACAATTTTCCAACACCCCGTTCGTGAAGCAACACATTCGGCATCAGATAGAGGCGGGTGGCGGTAAGGTGTATGAGTTTTTCGAGGACGTCCCGAAGAACAAGTACAAACAGTGTAAGCTAATTGCGCCCCGTCCTTCCATCACGGCGATGTACGTGCAGTGCCTAGCGAGCGACATTGTG GCCGTTTCACACGAGTGGATTATACAGTGCTGCCAGGTGCTGATGCTTGTGGACCACAAACCGTACGCGCTGCCGGCTGGCTGGTCGTTTCTCGAGAAGCGTTTCATCGACTGGGGCTGTGGGCGGGCAAAGGACAAGCGGGCCACCGCCACGCCGTTCGCCTCGGTGTGCATTAATGTGGCTAGTCTGTGCAAGGATTTCAACGATTTCTGGAGCCGGGTCTGCAAGCTGGCCGGCGGTACGGTGCGACTGATCAAAACCGAGTCTGATATTACCGAAAACCTGACCGGCTACCTGCTCACGGATCAAGAATTTCCCGAGGAGATCAAGATCAAAGCGACCCGCAATGGGCTGCTCGTGGTGTCGACCGTTTGGGTGGTGCAGTGCCTGATCATGGGTCGCGTTTGCCATCCGAGCAGTAACGAAAAGCTAACACAGATCTATCAGGAAGACGACTATTAG